A genomic window from Purpureocillium takamizusanense chromosome 2, complete sequence includes:
- the GPR1 gene encoding G protein-coupled receptor gpr1 (TransMembrane:7 (o39-62i74-94o114-138i150-168o195-216i436-456o468-489i)~COG:S~EggNog:ENOG503NZCY): protein MGQHVGDYGASAAWLAAAGSPPVRRHHQQRDYSEAQLQAFRVTSVTVASLSVVATMLTTFWFLRMRRSFRHDLIILLIQSDMLKSLWFVIFAAAELTHGTVETATPFCQISGFFLTLGIEACDVAVILFALHKTMYIFRGGSGLYSYKRVAYAAFILIPFLLASLAFINKPAFANEGPYCYLPTKPRWTRRVLSWIPRTTVLVGILAMYLSTYVYFKLILGRFAKTGTAGRRRGVVRARQEAEASPRPQTTMSIPPTPPIAYHGLIPPTPSCDGESVAKDRRPSIWTVVGIPPLYAGSSVSISQDSIRRDASSEISTPYQARSRSFSNPYFSQFPSVLELPSLRGNVSSTAQPAHPATPSSPAAAVRSIWGRPLTRTTAMTGGSRASSPSNDMSMLNLGSRGADSMTGIVVGGPTTLGVTSTAQARDKIRRSLRQLFIYPAVYTAVWIVPYVSFLMGADRRKAPFGMVMASVTSMCLQGVADALVFCVMEKPWRHPRRADAPASSCWILRRLAGATAGAPGAYVYGPEGSSAAKVGRTREEMLVDSRIARRRRDEELAERRLQRCAAVRPARREWWDTPLRDCQWGEGGGGAK, encoded by the exons ATGGGGCAGCATGTCGGTGACTACGGAGCCTCTGCGGcatggctcgccgccgcgggctcgccgccagtgCGCAGGCATCACCAGCAACGCGACTACAGCGAGGCACAGCTGCAGGCTTTTCGAGTCACCTCGGTGACAGTGGCCTCGCTCAGCGTcgtggcgacgatgctgacgacTTTTTGGTTCCTGCGGATGAGGCGTAGTTTCCGTCACGA CCTCATTATTCTCCTTATACAGAGTGACATGCTCAAGTCCCTGTGGTTCGTCATCTTCGCCGCTGCAGAGCTAACGCACGGCACCGTCGAGACCGCCACGCCCTTTTGCCAGATTTCTGGCTTCTTCCTGACGCTGGGCATCGAGGCGTGCGATGTGGCCGTCATCCTGTTCGCCCTGCACAAGACCATGTACAtcttccgcggcggcagcggcctctACTCGTACAAGCGCGTCGCCTACGCCGCCTTTATCCTCATCCCGTTCCTTCTAGCGTCTCTCGCCTTCATCAACAAGCCGGCCTTTGCCAACGAGGGCCCGTACTGCTACCTGCCGACCAAGCCGAGGTGGACGCGCAGAGTGCTCAGCTGGATCCCGCGGACCACTGTCCTGGttggcatcctcgccatGTACTTGTCGACGTATGTGTACTTCAAGCTCATCCTGGGACGCTtcgccaagacgggcacGGCTGGACGCAGGAGGGGCGTGGTGCGGGCACGACAGGAGGCGGAAGCGTCTCCGAGGCCACAAACCACCATGTCGAttccgccgacgccccccaTTGCGTATCACGGGTTGATACCTCCAACGCCGTCGTGCGATGGGGAGTCGGTCGCCAAGGACCGGAGGCCGTCCATTTGGACCGTCGTGGGAATCCCCCCGTTGTATGCCGGGTCTTCGGTGTCCATCTCTCAGGACAGTATCAGGCGAGACGCGTCTTCGGAGATTTCGACGCCTTACCAAGCTCGCAGCCGCTCCTTCTCGAACCCGTACTTTTCGCAGTTCCCGAGCGTCTTGGAGCTGCCCTCACTGAGAGGCAACGTCTCAAGCACGGCGCAGCCGGCCCATCCCGCGACGCCaagcagcccagccgccgccgtgaggtCAATATGGGGCCGTCCGTTGACGAgaacgacggcgatgacgggggGCTCGcgggcatcctcgccgtccaaCGACATGTCGATGTTGAACCTTGGCTCCCGGGGCGCGGATTCGATGACGGGAatcgtcgttggcgggcCCACGACGCTGGGCGTCACCAGCACGGCCCAAGCGCGCGACAAGATCCGACGGTCCCTGCGGCAGCTCTTCATATACCCGGCCGTCTACACCGCCGTGTGGATCGTGCCCTACGTGTCGTTCCTTATGGGCGCAGACAGACGCAAGGCGCCGTTCGGCATGGTGATGGCCTCGGTGACCAGCATGTGCctgcagggcgtcgccgacgcgctcgtctTCTGCGTCATGGAGAAGCCCTGGCGGcacccgcggcgggccgatgcgccggcgtcgtcgtgctggatcctgcggcgcctggccggggcgacggcgggggcgccgggcgcgtACGTGTACGGGCCCgagggctcgtcggcggccaaggtcggGCGCACGAGGGAGGAGATGCTCGTCGACAGCAGgatcgcccgccgccgccgcgacgaggagctcgcagAGAGGCGGCTTCAGCGCTGTGCGGCAGTGcgacctgcgcggcgggAGTGGTGGGATACACCGCTGCGCGACTGTCAGtggggagaaggaggaggaggagccaaGTAA
- a CDS encoding uncharacterized protein (EggNog:ENOG503NZDD~COG:A) — protein sequence MAVVGTWQQDHPDDKIIVFVQFIMTAKVLGRMLELANGSFLYYVGTMTQTQKITALDDFKQDPSKKILVSHSAPFISLMAIPNIFVLQIATMQSGGQSLNLTAANRVIIVDPWWNTVQEKQAFCRVLRIGQNKATHLVRIMARAAIDERIASVQNSKDKEIDHALQDDDHIPAGISEKALEELFYPKETSKDDCVTTGARKKRRVQH from the exons atggcggtcGTGGGCACATGGCAGCAGGATCACCCCGACGACAAGATCATAG TGTTTGTGCAATTCATCATGACAGCCAAGGTTCTTGGACGCATGCTAGAGCTGGCTAATGGCAGTTTCCTCTACTACGTGGGCACAAtgacgcagacgcagaagATCACCGCGTTGGATGACTTCAAGCAGGACCCGTCCAAGAAGATTCTCGTAAGCCATAGCGCCCCTTTCATCAGCCTTATGGCCATTCCTAACATTTTTGTGCTCCAGATTGCTACGATGCAGAGCGGCGGACAATCGCTGAACTTGACCGCAGCGAACCGCGTGATCATCGTCGACCCATGGTGGAACACGGTGCAGGAGAAGCAGGCGTTCTGCCGCGTGCTCCGAATCGGCCAGAACAAGGCCACCCACCTTGTGCGGATCATGGCACGTGCCGCCATTGATGAGCGGATTGCCTCGGTGCAGAATTCCAAAGACAAGGAAATCGACCATGCTCTGCAGGATGACGACCACATCCCTGCAGGGATTAGCGAAAAGGCCTTGGAGGAGCTGTTTTATCCAAAGGAAACGAGCAAGGACGATTGCGTGACTACTGGGGCGAGGAAGAAACGTCGGGTTCAGCACTGA
- a CDS encoding uncharacterized protein (EggNog:ENOG503NZDD~COG:A), producing MPTISAASWKDQFKLIKKSIPEGADSRRTATQEVDLQYAVRTTFKRLIKAENGMWRHTRMRNTLYSYQITATAWMLDRERSQVAPSGGLLGDVMGLGKTVMTLTCMASNPPSKSDSKEFWRATLVVVPNQATAMQWKTEVETHMKKPGSIMVYNSKETIPNREMKKKRVIITTYNELRAQYPKAGTIKDIEKRYASNERALNRELERKKGIMFQVNWYRIVLDEAHAIKNLASRSTTVCCALKGKHRWALSGTPLSNSVEEFYPYLKFLRCHFTESLVSFKKTYMKGDGSNDNFEALVSMIMYRRTLKDTFLGHQLLDLPKSNICDIWVPLSKQEMILAREIVEYFDQKIRAIQAARRKVKRKRDLPEDREQANEEALWQYAKFTRLRQAASHAFNLDRFLREKVTLSTIQRLKQGLSTLGREVSILTQLLTTGGDTRCLSGYEKGIDLLQSLPEAVFGGIFDWHGLLDLIESEQSVKHITCSRCKLQTPPIRPVQLELVSVIAHVWRSTRKDVNMSQYAVPTLLLRRMLHCRVARKRSDQPTSGSREPGILGYFYHQPARWRNMQ from the exons ATGCCGACCATTTCTGCCGCTAGCTGGAAGGATCAGTTCAAGCTCATCAAGAAGAGCATCCCCGAGGGAGCTGACAGTCGCCGCACGGCAACACAAGAGGTCGATCTTCAGTACGCCGTGCGGACGACGTTCAAAAGGCTTATAAAGGCAGAAAACGGTATGTGGCGACACACCAGAATGCGCAATACCTTGTACAGCTACCAGATCACTGCGACGGCCTGGATGCTGGACAGAGAGCGCAGCCAGGTAGCGCCGTCTGGTGGGCTGCTTGGTGATGTGATGGGTCTTGGGAAGACAGTCATGACCCTTACTTGCATGGCTTCGAATCCGCCGTCGAAGTCGGATAGCAAAGAGTTCTGGCGCGCAACACTCGTTGTCGTTCCAAACCAAGCGACGGCCATGCAGTGGAAGACTGAGGTGGAAACGCACATGAAGAAGCCTGGTTCAATCATGGTTTACAACTCCAAGGAAACTATCCCAAACAGAGAAatgaagaagaaaagagtCAT catcaccacctACAACGAGCTCCGCGCCCAGTACCCGAAAGCCGGCACAATCAAGGATATCGAGAAGCGCTATGCAAGTAATGAGAGGGCTCTGAACAGGGAGCTcgaaagaaagaaaggaaTCATGTTCCAGGTGAACTGGTATCGCATCGTTTTGGATGAGGCTCACGCCATCAAAAACCTCGCGAGTCGAA GCACGACAGTGTGCTGTGCGCTGAAGGGCAAGCATCGGTGGGCTCTGAGCGGCACTCCACTCTCAAACTCCGTTGAAG AATTTTATCCTTATTTGAAGTTTCTTCGCTGTCACTTCACGGAAAGTCTGGTCTCTTTCAAAAAGACGTACATGAAAGGG GACGGATCGAACGACAATTTTGAGGCCCTGGTCTCGATGATCATGTATCGCCG AACTTTGAAGGACACATTTTTAGGTCACCAACTTCTCGATCTCCCAAAAAGCAACATCTGTGACATCTGGGTTCCGCTATCAAAGCAAGAGATGATTCTCGCACG TGAAATTGTCGAGTACTTCGACCAGAAGATACGCGCAATTCAAGCTGCACGACGGAAAGTCAAGAGAAAGCGGGACTTGCCAGAGGATCGCGAACAGGCCAATGAAGAAGCCCTTTGGCAATATGCCAAGTTCACACGATTGAGACAAGCAGCCTCTCACGCGTTCAATTTGGACAGATTCCTTCGTGAGAAGGTCACGCTGTCCACAATACAACGCCTGAAACAAGGTTTGTCTACGCTTGGTAGAGAGGTATCCATCTTAACGCAACTGTTGACAACCGGCGGCGACACTCGCTGCCTCTCGGGGTACGAGAAAGGGATTGATCTTCTTCAAAGCTTACCCGAAGCGGTATTCGGGGGCATTTTTGACTGGCATGGCCTACTTGACCTGATTGAGAGCGAACAGAGTGTGAAGCACATCACCTGTTCGCGCTGCAAGCTCCAGACGCCCCCGATTCGTCCCGTACAGCTGGAGTTGGTAAGTGTCATTGCGCACGTCTGGAGAAGCACCAGGAAGGATGTTAACATGAGTCAATATGCAGTGCCGACATTGCTACTGCGCAGAATGCTACATTGTCGCGTTGCAAGAAAGCGCAGCGATCAACCGACGTCAGGTTCGAGAGAGCCAGGCATCCTTGGCTATTTCTACCACCAGCCAGCAAGGTGGAGGAACATGCAATGA